In the genome of Hymenobacter cellulosivorans, one region contains:
- a CDS encoding T9SS type A sorting domain-containing protein, producing MSSTTTFLPMRRTALVLACAGLALGAQAQTAPAWTSAYEVANFTNDNRGFAVDASGNTYEVSNFTDAAVVGGTTLTSTGFTDAYLAKYTPSGTLAWVRHLGSPGLEQVMDVAVDAAGDVYISGTSEGAITLSSTITLQGSTTPTQNSKAFIVRYSSAGVPLWAQQSSLSSSSQVNASGLDLDAAGNVYATGFFAGSATFGTNTITLPSSVSGFGTYLARFSAATGAVQSLAPGFYYPTTGSGSFSNPRVEVSATGEAYLLNMFTLGPVVGSTTLTSRGSNDVLVAKFNAQGAFEWVQQIGGPNDDRVRQGVVDAAGNLYVATYFTGSATFGTTTVTGFGTSGYDACLVKYSPQGAMLWAQPSGGPGADVSGGVELDAAGNPYLIGTYSDVAQIGSATVTSRGSSDIVVAAYSPQGTVRWVQQAGGPGPETGSYLGLDARGDIYVFGRHTDAATFGSTTLPAQSTIRSVVARLGNAVLGTRATQPQSLGFYPNPASNLIQLPGLPVGSHVELLDALGRVARATTVTAAAQVSVRGLLPGLYTLRATDSQGQPYSGRVIVE from the coding sequence ATGTCATCAACGACTACTTTTTTACCCATGCGCCGGACGGCCTTGGTGCTGGCTTGCGCTGGCTTAGCCCTGGGAGCCCAGGCCCAAACGGCCCCGGCCTGGACCAGCGCCTACGAAGTGGCCAACTTCACCAACGACAACCGGGGCTTTGCCGTGGATGCCAGCGGCAACACCTACGAGGTCAGCAACTTCACCGACGCGGCCGTAGTGGGCGGCACCACCCTGACCAGCACCGGCTTCACCGATGCCTATCTGGCCAAGTATACTCCCAGCGGCACGCTGGCCTGGGTGCGCCACCTTGGTTCCCCGGGCCTCGAGCAGGTCATGGATGTGGCCGTGGATGCCGCCGGCGACGTGTACATCTCCGGAACCTCCGAGGGGGCCATAACGCTGAGCAGCACGATTACCCTGCAAGGCAGTACCACCCCTACCCAAAACTCGAAAGCCTTTATCGTGCGTTACTCCTCGGCGGGAGTGCCGCTGTGGGCTCAGCAGTCCAGCCTATCCTCTTCCTCGCAAGTCAATGCCAGCGGACTGGACTTAGACGCGGCCGGTAATGTGTATGCCACCGGCTTTTTCGCGGGCAGCGCCACCTTCGGTACGAACACGATTACGCTGCCGAGCAGCGTATCGGGCTTCGGAACGTACCTGGCCCGCTTCTCGGCGGCCACCGGCGCGGTACAGTCATTAGCGCCGGGCTTCTACTACCCCACCACGGGCTCTGGCAGCTTCTCTAACCCCCGGGTAGAGGTAAGTGCCACGGGCGAGGCTTACCTGCTGAATATGTTTACCCTGGGCCCCGTAGTGGGCTCTACCACCCTCACCAGTCGGGGCAGCAACGACGTGCTGGTGGCCAAGTTCAACGCCCAGGGCGCCTTCGAGTGGGTGCAGCAGATTGGCGGCCCCAACGACGACCGGGTGCGCCAGGGCGTAGTGGATGCCGCCGGCAACCTGTATGTCGCTACGTACTTCACGGGCTCGGCCACCTTCGGCACCACTACGGTGACGGGCTTCGGCACGAGCGGCTACGATGCCTGCCTGGTAAAATACTCGCCCCAGGGTGCCATGCTGTGGGCCCAGCCCAGCGGGGGGCCCGGCGCCGACGTATCCGGGGGTGTAGAGCTCGATGCGGCCGGCAATCCTTACCTGATAGGCACGTATAGTGACGTGGCCCAGATTGGCTCGGCCACGGTTACCAGCCGCGGCAGCAGCGACATCGTAGTGGCGGCCTATTCGCCCCAGGGTACGGTGCGCTGGGTGCAGCAAGCCGGCGGCCCCGGCCCCGAAACCGGTTCTTATCTGGGCCTGGATGCCCGCGGCGACATCTACGTTTTCGGGCGCCATACCGACGCAGCTACGTTCGGCAGCACCACCCTGCCCGCTCAGAGCACCATCCGGTCGGTAGTAGCGCGCCTGGGCAATGCCGTACTGGGCACCCGGGCCACCCAGCCCCAGTCCCTGGGCTTCTACCCCAACCCGGCTTCCAACCTGATTCAGCTGCCCGGCCTGCCCGTGGGTAGCCATGTGGAGCTACTCGACGCCCTGGGCCGCGTTGCCCGCGCCACGACGGTTACAGCCGCGGCCCAGGTATCGGTGCGGGGCCTGCTGCCCGGCCTCTATACCCTACGCGCTACCGACAGCCAGGGTCAGCCGTATAGTGGCCGCGTGATAGTGGAATAA
- a CDS encoding SDR family oxidoreductase → MKTALITGANKSIGFETARQLLQLGYHVYLGSRDQAKGQQAADQLKAEGLAEVEALPIDVTDPASIAAARAELGQKTRVLDVLINNAGISGGMPQPTLTTAVSLVRDVFETNVFGVMEVTQAFLDLLRESAAPRIVNVTSGLGSLTLHNDPTWKYYPVKGAAYGPSKAALNAYTIMLAYELRETPFKVNAVDPGYTATDFNHHSGPGSVQDAAARVVKAALLGPDGPTSQFFSDDNAPKTGISPW, encoded by the coding sequence ATGAAAACCGCTCTTATTACCGGCGCCAACAAAAGCATCGGCTTCGAAACTGCCCGCCAACTGCTCCAGCTCGGCTACCACGTGTACCTGGGCAGCCGCGACCAGGCGAAAGGCCAACAGGCCGCCGACCAGCTTAAGGCCGAAGGCTTGGCTGAGGTAGAAGCCCTGCCGATTGACGTCACCGACCCGGCCTCCATTGCCGCCGCCCGCGCCGAGCTGGGCCAGAAAACCCGCGTTCTGGACGTGCTCATCAACAACGCCGGCATCAGCGGGGGCATGCCCCAGCCGACGCTGACCACGGCCGTCAGCCTGGTCCGGGACGTATTCGAAACCAACGTCTTCGGGGTTATGGAAGTCACCCAGGCCTTTCTGGATTTGCTGCGCGAGTCGGCCGCGCCGCGGATTGTCAACGTGACTTCGGGCCTGGGCTCGTTGACGTTGCACAACGACCCGACCTGGAAGTATTACCCGGTGAAGGGCGCGGCCTACGGGCCCTCGAAAGCAGCCCTGAACGCCTACACGATTATGCTGGCCTACGAGCTGCGCGAGACGCCCTTCAAAGTCAACGCCGTGGACCCGGGCTACACCGCCACCGACTTCAACCACCACAGTGGCCCGGGCAGCGTGCAGGATGCCGCCGCCCGCGTGGTAAAAGCCGCCCTGCTCGGCCCCGACGGCCCCACCAGTCAGTTTTTCAGCGACGACAACGCCCCCAAAACCGGCATCAGCCCCTGGTAG
- a CDS encoding sterol desaturase family protein yields the protein MSLLDFCKTLSWQVALPLFLVENLLVLLLAVGFGYLLQAGFGRARSLAPLYQPISSQEIRFAAYTLLLNTGITFLGFLLWQYGYIRIREDVSWRVLLDFLVLFLGMDLLMYVFHYLIHHSVLYRWVHGLHHHYTAPQPIDLFVLHPLETLGFGGLWLLLMAVYPASLTAIIAYLVVNVLFGALGHCGVEPFPATWARHPLLRHLGSSGFHFQHHQDDTHNFGFYTSLWDRLFGTYAPGPDPK from the coding sequence ATGTCCTTGCTTGATTTCTGTAAAACCCTGAGCTGGCAGGTGGCGCTGCCGCTTTTCCTGGTCGAAAACCTGTTGGTGCTGCTCCTGGCCGTGGGCTTTGGGTACCTGCTCCAGGCCGGGTTTGGCCGGGCCCGGTCGCTGGCCCCCTTATACCAGCCGATCAGCTCCCAGGAAATCCGGTTTGCCGCCTACACCCTGCTCCTGAACACCGGCATTACCTTCCTGGGCTTTCTGCTTTGGCAATACGGCTATATCCGGATTCGGGAAGACGTTTCCTGGCGCGTGCTGCTCGACTTTCTGGTGCTCTTCCTCGGTATGGACCTGCTGATGTACGTGTTCCACTACCTCATTCACCACTCGGTGCTCTACCGCTGGGTGCACGGCCTGCACCACCACTATACCGCTCCCCAGCCTATCGACCTGTTTGTGCTCCACCCCCTCGAAACCCTGGGCTTCGGTGGGCTGTGGCTGCTGCTCATGGCGGTGTACCCGGCCAGCCTGACGGCCATTATAGCCTATTTGGTGGTGAACGTGCTGTTTGGGGCGCTGGGCCACTGCGGCGTGGAGCCGTTTCCGGCCACCTGGGCCCGCCATCCCCTGCTCCGCCACCTGGGCTCCTCCGGCTTCCATTTTCAGCACCACCAGGACGACACCCACAACTTCGGCTTCTACACGTCGCTCTGGGACCGGCTGTTTGGCACCTATGCCCCCGGGCCGGACCCGAAGTAA
- a CDS encoding T9SS type A sorting domain-containing protein: MPRFYALPFLRTTALLIALALKLTLQTQAQALIQPPAWSGAVSLSPHPGNGRGYTFDADGNTYEVGSFSSNHTIGNTTLICQGYSDAFVAKYSPSGQMLWVRQLGTAFNEDGLDIAVDAAGKVYITGLFYGSISLGNGLTLVGAPYNFSSKVFVVCYSPEGTPEWAQQSLNTQSSSAGGGSIGLDTAGTVYVTGNFTRSITFGSYSIAAVDNIIGAATFLVRFDRATGTPLGVVKAFDRLSVDNAVSSTYPQMAVEPGGAVYLLISSLSQPLLFGGTTFASRGRDDIFVAHYSPQSAFEWVQQLGGAGDDTPSSGTTDAQGNLYLSGYFTGPAQFGTTTLPGAGSVDGFVLKYSPQGALQWLHSIGGAGSDSFSSPTLDAAGNVYVTGNFSGTAQLGTASITSAGNRDIIVASYSAQGQLRWVQQAGGSGDDRAYGIGIDRSGTLRVLGRYTGTCAFGTTSLTTAATTPELFMAQLSSSPLAIRSSAKTVSLLAFPNPANSQISLLGMPSGTPVQLLDALGRVARATTLTAAAQVSVRGLAPGLYTLRAIDAQGQQFAGKVVVE; the protein is encoded by the coding sequence ATGCCCCGTTTTTACGCTCTACCCTTTCTGCGCACCACGGCTCTGCTCATCGCCTTGGCCCTGAAACTTACCCTGCAAACGCAGGCGCAGGCACTGATCCAGCCACCGGCCTGGTCTGGCGCAGTATCCTTGAGCCCCCACCCCGGCAATGGAAGAGGGTACACCTTCGATGCCGATGGCAACACCTATGAGGTAGGCTCTTTTAGCTCGAACCATACAATTGGCAATACGACTCTTATCTGCCAAGGCTATAGTGACGCCTTCGTGGCGAAGTATTCCCCAAGCGGGCAGATGCTGTGGGTTCGCCAACTAGGAACAGCTTTCAACGAAGATGGGCTTGATATAGCCGTTGACGCAGCTGGCAAGGTGTATATCACCGGACTTTTCTACGGTTCAATCAGTCTAGGCAATGGCTTAACCCTTGTAGGTGCCCCCTACAACTTCTCTTCTAAAGTATTTGTGGTGTGCTACTCACCTGAGGGCACCCCCGAATGGGCCCAGCAGAGCCTCAATACCCAAAGCAGTAGTGCCGGCGGCGGTAGCATTGGCCTCGACACGGCGGGCACGGTGTACGTGACCGGAAACTTCACCAGGAGCATTACGTTTGGCTCTTACTCCATTGCCGCAGTCGACAATATCATAGGCGCAGCTACCTTCCTGGTGCGCTTCGACCGGGCTACTGGTACGCCCTTGGGCGTAGTCAAAGCCTTCGACAGGCTCTCTGTGGACAACGCTGTGTCCTCTACTTATCCCCAGATGGCCGTAGAGCCAGGTGGGGCGGTTTACCTGCTCATCTCGTCACTTAGCCAACCGCTGCTGTTCGGTGGCACCACCTTTGCCAGCCGCGGCCGTGATGACATATTTGTGGCTCACTACTCGCCCCAAAGCGCTTTTGAGTGGGTCCAGCAATTAGGAGGGGCCGGTGATGACACTCCCTCATCCGGTACCACCGACGCCCAGGGCAATCTGTACTTGAGTGGCTACTTCACTGGGCCGGCTCAGTTCGGCACCACCACCCTGCCCGGTGCCGGTAGCGTTGATGGCTTTGTGCTCAAGTACTCGCCACAGGGTGCGCTGCAGTGGCTACACAGCATCGGTGGCGCCGGCTCCGACTCCTTCAGCAGCCCCACCCTCGACGCGGCCGGCAACGTATATGTCACTGGCAACTTCAGCGGCACAGCCCAGTTGGGAACCGCCAGTATCACCAGCGCCGGCAACCGCGACATTATAGTAGCCTCCTACTCGGCCCAGGGCCAACTGCGGTGGGTACAGCAAGCTGGTGGCTCCGGAGATGATAGAGCGTATGGCATCGGCATCGACCGGAGCGGTACGCTGCGCGTTCTAGGCCGTTATACCGGCACCTGTGCCTTCGGAACTACCTCGCTCACCACTGCTGCTACAACGCCCGAACTATTTATGGCCCAGCTAAGCAGCTCTCCCCTGGCAATACGTTCCTCGGCAAAGACAGTATCCCTACTCGCTTTTCCCAACCCTGCTAATAGCCAGATAAGCCTGTTGGGGATGCCCTCCGGCACCCCGGTGCAGCTGCTCGACGCCCTGGGCCGCGTCGCCCGCGCCACGACGCTTACAGCCGCGGCCCAGGTATCGGTGCGCGGCCTCGCCCCGGGCCTCTACACCTTGCGCGCCATCGATGCTCAGGGCCAGCAGTTTGCCGGCAAAGTAGTGGTAGAGTAA
- a CDS encoding SBBP repeat-containing protein: MPLSTPFIRQSLSLLACLCVTGSAYSQTTPPAWLSARAVGVGSAFQGGAAVDAAGNTYEAGTFSGTTTVAGTTLTSQGDYDAYLAKYTPTGTLAWVRQIGAAGRDNAFDVALDAAGNAYVTGGFTSSIALGNNLSLTSTTTAGKRLFVVRYSPQGTPEWATQSTPANASLLDGSGIATDAAGNVYVTGTISGGITIGTTSVTISDPEGGAFLARLNGATGTLQSLTEAFRYAFNPNAMGAFYAPRIAVAPTGETYLLNTFYQSPVLGGTTFTTRGGRDVLLAKYDRQGQLLWTRQAGGTADDFGSALAVDATGSVYLTTLFSGTTRFNTTQLVSAGGSDGALTKYSPQGVVEWAQRGGGTGADAFGGLALDAAGNAYVAGYFSNTATFNTAATATLTSTGLQDLVLASYTPQGQVRWVQQAGGPASESGIYLGLSAGGDVFVFASSTGTASFGPIAVATAPGGEGIFARLSSSVLSTQPARFQTLSFSPNPATNTLSFPALPAGTPVQLLDALGRVARTTTVSAAAQVSVQGLKPGLYTLRASTAQGQQLTGKVMVE; encoded by the coding sequence ATGCCACTTTCTACCCCCTTCATTCGCCAGTCCCTGAGTCTGCTGGCTTGCTTGTGTGTTACTGGTAGCGCTTACTCCCAAACCACTCCTCCCGCTTGGCTTAGCGCCCGCGCCGTGGGGGTTGGCTCGGCCTTTCAGGGCGGCGCCGCCGTGGATGCGGCCGGCAATACCTATGAGGCCGGCACTTTCTCGGGTACCACGACCGTGGCCGGCACGACGCTTACCAGCCAAGGAGACTATGATGCCTACCTGGCTAAGTACACGCCCACCGGCACGCTGGCCTGGGTGCGGCAGATTGGGGCCGCCGGGCGCGACAACGCCTTCGATGTGGCCTTGGATGCGGCCGGTAACGCCTACGTCACAGGCGGCTTTACCAGTAGCATCGCCCTGGGCAACAACCTCAGCCTGACCAGCACGACCACGGCCGGCAAACGGCTGTTTGTGGTGCGCTACTCGCCCCAGGGCACTCCCGAATGGGCCACCCAAAGTACCCCCGCCAACGCCTCCCTGCTCGATGGCAGCGGTATCGCGACGGATGCGGCCGGCAACGTGTACGTAACCGGAACCATCAGCGGGGGAATCACCATCGGCACCACCAGCGTCACTATTTCCGACCCCGAGGGAGGTGCTTTCCTGGCCCGGCTCAACGGGGCTACCGGCACCCTGCAGTCCCTGACCGAGGCCTTTCGCTACGCCTTCAACCCCAACGCTATGGGAGCCTTTTACGCGCCGCGCATCGCCGTAGCTCCCACCGGCGAAACCTACCTGCTGAATACCTTCTACCAGAGCCCCGTGCTGGGTGGCACGACCTTCACGACCCGCGGCGGCCGGGATGTGCTGCTAGCCAAATACGACCGGCAGGGCCAGCTGCTCTGGACCCGACAGGCAGGCGGCACAGCCGATGACTTTGGCAGTGCGCTGGCCGTGGATGCCACGGGCAGCGTCTATCTGACTACCCTCTTTTCGGGAACTACCCGGTTTAACACCACCCAGCTCGTAAGCGCCGGTGGCTCCGATGGGGCCCTGACGAAGTACTCGCCCCAGGGCGTCGTGGAATGGGCCCAGCGTGGCGGGGGAACCGGAGCCGACGCCTTTGGTGGCCTAGCTCTGGATGCGGCCGGCAATGCTTATGTGGCGGGCTATTTCAGTAACACGGCCACCTTTAATACCGCCGCTACGGCCACCCTCACCAGTACCGGTTTGCAGGACCTGGTTCTGGCTTCGTACACGCCCCAAGGCCAGGTGCGCTGGGTGCAGCAGGCCGGTGGGCCCGCCAGTGAAAGCGGCATTTACCTGGGTCTCAGTGCCGGCGGCGACGTATTCGTCTTCGCCTCCTCCACGGGCACGGCTTCCTTCGGCCCTATTGCCGTAGCTACGGCCCCGGGTGGCGAAGGAATCTTTGCCCGCCTGAGCAGCTCGGTTCTGAGCACACAGCCCGCCCGTTTTCAAACGCTGAGCTTCTCTCCTAACCCGGCTACGAACACCCTTTCCTTCCCCGCCCTGCCCGCGGGCACCCCGGTGCAGCTGCTTGACGCCCTGGGCCGCGTCGCCCGCACTACTACCGTCTCGGCCGCCGCCCAGGTATCGGTACAAGGCCTGAAGCCCGGCCTCTACACCCTGCGCGCTAGTACTGCCCAGGGTCAGCAGCTGACCGGTAAGGTGATGGTCGAGTAG
- a CDS encoding VOC family protein — translation MEYTSILLPKKNPTGPHGQLKAGHIGLRTTDYAGTLRWYTQKLGFRVLKEWTVGELQLAFLAPANDDSFWLEVLHDAAAGSAHVPAQPISSGFHHLCFEVENLDETLAALRAQGVSVVREPFTVLPIGKRCGFVADLHGNVLEFAENV, via the coding sequence ATGGAATACACGAGTATCCTGCTGCCAAAGAAAAATCCGACCGGCCCCCATGGCCAACTTAAAGCCGGCCACATCGGCCTGCGCACAACCGACTACGCGGGCACCCTGCGGTGGTATACCCAGAAGCTGGGCTTTCGAGTGCTCAAGGAATGGACCGTGGGCGAGCTGCAACTAGCTTTTCTGGCCCCGGCTAATGACGACAGCTTCTGGCTGGAAGTGCTGCACGATGCCGCAGCCGGCTCGGCCCATGTTCCTGCCCAGCCCATATCGTCGGGGTTTCATCATCTCTGCTTCGAAGTCGAAAACCTGGATGAGACGCTGGCCGCACTGCGCGCCCAAGGCGTCAGCGTTGTCCGGGAGCCGTTCACCGTCCTGCCTATTGGCAAGCGCTGCGGCTTTGTGGCCGACCTGCACGGCAACGTGCTGGAATTTGCCGAAAACGTCTAA
- a CDS encoding D-alanyl-D-alanine carboxypeptidase — protein MLLLRPVYFLLLLVWSSAQPLACAQSSKPAAPDTLKPGAASLPWLDSLLTAAPAFRQHQVGLSITDATTGEAVYGLNEARYFTPASVMKLFTFYTGMRLLGDSLPSLRYFSRHDTLFFQGTGDPTFLHGDVPSRRAYTFLVRRPERLLAYCDIATPPPYGPSWAWDDFNYYFQPERTAFPLYGNTVRFYASAPLRASAGKQAPTPPQRVRVLPRPFAPLTSLAEADDLLGHNPDQHVSRAQLDNRFTYFPAPKKWVDEVPYHTSRTLLLRLLGDTLRRAVVHTAWQPRPGLDSIRTLPGLPVDSLYRRMLRVSDNFLAEQLLLMCATKLGPPRDSLSAWRVLRHARRNYLQTLPDKLPWVDGSGLSRLNLVTPRSLSALLVLLHQEVPEPRLLSLLAGGGGQGTLHRRYKDAQGTWFWGKTGTLTHTCNLAGYVRTRSGRLLAVSFLNNGIPGDDQATRNEMQRILGQVRQRL, from the coding sequence GTGCTGCTACTACGACCCGTCTACTTCCTGCTACTCCTGGTCTGGAGCTCGGCCCAGCCCCTGGCCTGCGCCCAGAGTTCCAAGCCCGCCGCGCCCGACACCCTCAAGCCCGGCGCGGCCTCCCTGCCCTGGCTCGACTCCCTGCTGACGGCCGCCCCGGCTTTTCGCCAGCACCAGGTGGGGTTGAGCATCACCGACGCCACTACGGGTGAAGCCGTGTATGGCCTCAACGAGGCCCGCTACTTCACCCCGGCCAGCGTGATGAAGCTCTTTACCTTCTACACCGGTATGCGCCTGCTCGGCGACTCGCTGCCCAGCCTGCGCTACTTCAGCCGCCACGACACCCTGTTTTTCCAGGGCACCGGCGACCCAACCTTCCTGCACGGCGACGTGCCCTCGCGGCGGGCCTACACCTTCCTGGTCCGTCGCCCCGAGCGGCTGCTGGCTTATTGCGACATTGCCACCCCGCCCCCCTACGGCCCCAGTTGGGCCTGGGACGACTTCAACTACTACTTCCAGCCCGAGCGCACGGCCTTTCCGCTCTACGGCAACACCGTGCGCTTCTACGCCAGTGCCCCGCTCCGCGCCTCGGCTGGCAAGCAGGCCCCGACGCCACCCCAGCGGGTGCGGGTGCTGCCTCGCCCCTTTGCCCCGCTCACCAGCCTGGCCGAGGCCGACGACCTGCTGGGCCACAACCCCGACCAGCACGTAAGCCGGGCCCAGCTCGACAACCGCTTTACGTACTTTCCGGCTCCCAAGAAGTGGGTGGATGAAGTGCCCTACCACACCAGCCGCACCCTACTGCTGCGCCTGCTCGGCGACACGCTGCGCCGGGCCGTGGTGCACACCGCCTGGCAGCCCCGCCCCGGCCTCGACTCTATCCGGACGCTGCCGGGCCTCCCGGTCGACTCGCTTTACCGCCGCATGCTGCGGGTGAGCGACAATTTCCTGGCCGAGCAGCTCCTGCTCATGTGCGCCACCAAGCTGGGTCCGCCCCGCGACTCGCTCAGCGCCTGGCGCGTGCTGCGCCACGCCCGCCGCAACTACCTGCAGACCCTGCCCGACAAGCTGCCCTGGGTCGATGGCTCGGGCCTGTCGCGCCTCAACCTGGTCACACCCCGCTCGCTGAGCGCCCTGCTGGTGCTGCTGCACCAGGAAGTACCCGAGCCCCGCCTGCTCAGCCTGCTGGCGGGCGGCGGCGGGCAGGGCACCCTGCACCGGCGCTACAAGGATGCCCAGGGCACCTGGTTCTGGGGCAAGACCGGCACGCTGACCCACACCTGCAACCTGGCAGGCTACGTGCGTACCCGCAGCGGCCGCTTGCTGGCCGTGAGCTTTCTCAACAACGGCATCCCCGGCGACGACCAGGCCACCCGCAATGAGATGCAGCGCATCCTGGGCCAGGTGCGGCAGCGGCTGTAG
- a CDS encoding helix-turn-helix domain-containing protein, protein MYSFPSKPPIPIYTSEHSGAAGPKGSQPFTITQSEGALVYEEDLLIPHRKAYYLLVFVKQNQGRHWVDMTSYERKNRTLYFTAPHQILVKEAPTPFWGTYLTFTNEFLTLQQNAALRELPLILNPHNGHELLLSDADWTFVEEMLAKLSAEYQRPGEWQHRMLTAYLTVLLTYLSRLYTEQFTGGELSADQLLLQTYRARIEESFRELHEVSAYAEQLHISAGHLSEVVKAQSGRPAIKHIHERLVLEARRLLFYTPLALKEIAFDLGFSDASYFNRFFKREVGVTPAEYRSSIRKMYH, encoded by the coding sequence ATGTATTCCTTTCCCAGCAAGCCCCCTATCCCGATATACACCTCCGAGCACAGCGGCGCAGCCGGGCCCAAAGGCAGTCAGCCCTTCACCATTACCCAGTCGGAGGGCGCGCTGGTGTACGAGGAGGATTTGCTGATTCCGCACCGCAAGGCCTATTACCTGCTGGTGTTTGTAAAGCAGAACCAGGGCCGGCACTGGGTGGATATGACCTCCTACGAGCGTAAAAACCGCACGCTTTACTTTACGGCCCCCCACCAGATTCTGGTCAAGGAGGCCCCCACACCGTTTTGGGGCACCTACCTCACCTTTACCAACGAGTTTCTGACCCTGCAGCAGAATGCCGCTCTGCGGGAATTGCCCCTGATTCTGAATCCGCACAACGGCCACGAATTACTGCTCTCCGACGCCGATTGGACCTTTGTGGAAGAAATGCTGGCCAAGCTCTCGGCCGAATACCAGCGTCCCGGCGAGTGGCAGCACCGCATGCTCACGGCCTACCTCACGGTGCTGCTTACCTACCTGAGCCGGCTCTACACCGAGCAGTTTACCGGCGGCGAACTGTCGGCCGACCAGCTGCTGCTCCAAACGTACCGGGCCCGCATTGAGGAAAGCTTCCGCGAATTGCACGAGGTAAGCGCCTACGCCGAGCAGCTGCATATTTCGGCCGGGCACCTGAGCGAAGTAGTCAAGGCCCAGAGCGGGCGGCCCGCCATCAAGCACATTCATGAGCGGCTGGTACTCGAAGCCCGCCGCCTGCTGTTTTACACCCCCTTGGCCCTCAAGGAAATTGCCTTCGACCTCGGGTTTTCGGATGCATCCTACTTCAACCGTTTCTTTAAGCGCGAAGTAGGCGTGACGCCGGCCGAGTACCGCAGCAGCATCCGCAAAATGTACCACTAA